TACTCGTACTCCGAGGCCTATTAGGCCTGCGAAGCCTGGGCCTCAAGTAGTCACCTGGCCCTTCTGTCAGctctcagtcctgggctcctcTCCTGCTTTACACAGTCACTCAGCTCTCCAAATACACAACCTTCCACCACGGCTGCTGGCACCAGACTTGCCCTCCAATGGATCCTCGTTAAAGGATTTAAAGTGTACTCATTCCAATTACAGAGCCTCGAAAGAGTCCTGTATTGTTATTTTTCGTCACTACCTCCCCAAGTCGGGAGTGGGTAATTTGCGCGCCTGCTGCCTTCCTTGGATGTGGTAGCCATTTCTCAGGCTCCCTCTCCGGAATTGAACCCTGATTCCCCGTTACCCGTGGTCACCATGGTAGGCACGGAAAGTACCATCGAAAGTTGATAGGGCAGACATCCGAATGGATCGTCACCGTCACAGGGACGTGCGATCGGCCCGAGGTTATCTAGAGTCACCAAAGCGGCCGGGGGGGCGAGCCCCCGGATCGGTTTTGGTCTGATAAATGCACGCATCACGGGAGGTCAGCGCTCGTCGGCATGTATTAGCTCTAGAATTACCAGTTATCCAAGTAACAGATGGAGCGATCAAAGGAACCATAACTGATTTAATGAGCCATTCACAGTTTCACTGTACCAGCCATGCATACTTACATGTGCATGGCTTAATCTCTGAGACAAGCATATGCTACTGGCAGGATCAACCAGGTAGCTGCGGCAGCGCCGGACCGGACGAGCCCCCCCGGGAGAAGGGGGGTGGCCGGAACGGCAGCAGCCCGGCCTCCACTCCCCGGCAGAAGGCCGGCGCCTCTGCGCAGCTGGCAGCAGGAAGGAGGTGTCAGCACGCAGGGTTCACCCGACAGGGAACCTCGCCCACGGAGAGAGACACACGTCACTGGCAGCCAGAGGAACGTGTTTCACCCGGGAGGGGCGCATGAGAGGGCGGACGGGCCCAGACCCCACTCCCAGAGAGCTCTCGGACACCTGCACGGAGACTGCCGGACACCTCAGCCTCGCCCGAGACCGCAGGCTACCCTTAGAGGGAGCCCTCCCCAGAGGACCCGAACAGGTAGGGAGAAACCGCATCGCCTGAACACCGGACTAGCCGGCCCACGAGGGAGCTCCCCGTTAGGGTCTGAAGTGGGCATGAAAGAGGAAAAGCAGACAAGAAGGAAAAAAATCACTCTCGCCTactggaagagaaagagagaaacaaagaGTCTAGTACAGAGACAGGCAGGCACGCCTCTCTGCCGCCGCACTGTCAAAACAAAAAGTCAGGGCTCCCACTCTGAAGTGGGCATCCCAGGCTTTCAGTCCAACCTCCCAGAGCAGGTCCTAGCCCTCATTTGTGCTGCTTGGGAGCGCCCCCCGGTGGGCACACACCAGGGGCAGGAAGGTCCCGCTCAGGGAGTCCAGGGACAGCCCTCCGAGGGCTGTCTGGCTCTCTGGACCTTCTCTCCCCTTGCTGGCGCCTTCCATGCATGGCCATTCTTTCTGCGGCCCCTGAGTGCCCTCCGCAGCTGGTTCCGACGGCGGCGGGCAATGCCCTTCTGGACTAGCCGCGTGCAGGTCCCTCTGAGCCCAGGCAGGCTTCTCGGTCGAGGCGCCCCGGTCGGCGGCGAACACCACCAACATAGTAATCCGGAGAAACCTCTCCGACCTGTTGGAAGGAaaagtcgccccccccccctcccctggaggGGAGAGACTCGGCTTTCCTAGCCAACCCTGTGGAACTGCTGCCTGCCTGCAGGGAAGCAAAAAAGAACCCTTTCCGACTTCCATAGCGGGCACCCTCCGGTGGCCACATGCGGTATTGCTCCCGGCCAACACTTTGCTGAAATTTTGCAAAGAGCCATCGAGAGCACCGGGGATGCTCCCGCCGACCCTCCCGCTCTGTTGCCACGCGACCAAGGGGTGCGACGTCTCGTTGGTTAACGGTCCACAGGCGGCACAGGTGCGGAGGAAAGGCGATTACAGTGTGCCATGGAGCGACGCAAAAGTAAGATTTTAACCTTGTGTGAAAGAATAGAAGTgctgaagaaattaaaaaacGGGCAGAGCCAGGCATCTATTGCCCGAGAATATGGCGTGAACCCCAGTCAAATTTCGCGAATCTCGAAGCGGGAACACCAGCTTCTGGGAGACTGGCGAAGCAACAGAAACCCACAACGGAAACATAAGCGGGCGGGAAAGGCTGAGGAGGTTGAGGAGGCTCTCCTTCGGTGGTTTTCAcaggtcaggagcagacagtttcctgtaagCGGTCCGCTGCTCATGGAGAAAGCTGGCCAGTTAGCTGGCTGTCTTGGGCTAAATGAGTTCAAAGCCACTGTCGGGTGGCTGGAAAGGTGGAAAAGAAGGAACAATATCACATTTAAGAAGCAGCACGGTGAGAGGCAGGATGCTGATGACTCAGGGGCTGAAAATTGGGTGGTGTCGGTCCTTCCTTCCATCCTGAACGAGtatgcacctcgtgacattttcaacgCCGATGAAACCGGCCTCTACTGGCGGGCCATTCCTGATGGCACACTGGCATTCAAGCAGGCCACACCTACGGGAAGCAAAGCGTCCAAGGAACGACTGACCATCCTCctatgctgcaatatggatgggggtGAGAAGCTGGAACCCCTGGTCATCgggaagagcaaacagccccgttgcttcaagaacgtGAAGCAGCTCCCTGTGTCATACCGGGCGAATGCCAATTCGTGGATGACTGGGGacctttggaagcagtggctaaaggatTTAAACACCAGAACGAGGGCACAGAAGCATCCCATTTTGCTGCTCTGCGACAATTCTGCTGCTCACAATGCTCCTGCCAGGCTGTCTCATGTTAAGCTGGTCTTCCTGCCTCCAAACACTACCTCGCTGATCCAACCATTGGATCAGGGCATCATAGCCAATTTCAAAGCCCATTATCGTGCTCTTCTTCTAAGGCGTCTGATGGGCCTTATGGACGGACAGACTGGTGATAACAAACGTGCCATTGAACTggctctttctctgtccctgttggattccctacacctgcagaaagaagcctggaatcgggTCACACAGGCAACCATCATCAAATGCTACAGGCGGGCATGCTTTTTCAAGGATGCGGGCAGGGACCAAACGGATGCAGCCATGGCCAGCGCGGCAGATCAACAAGCtgctgacatcccagccggtgttagcaAAGAGCAGTTCCACCGATACGTAGCTGTCGATTGCAGTCTACAGACAGCCGGTGACAGCACGGATGTCGAGCTCTGCGCCTGCAAGCAGGCAAAGGCCGCCGATGAAGCAAGCGATcagatgagcagcgaggcaccGATCCAACAACCTCCTGCCACTTTCGCTACAGCGCTGGAGGGTCTCAGCACCATTAGGGCCTACCTGGAGAACACTGGGTGTCAGAGCTATGAAcgattttaccgtctggcagacttaATCTATGAAACCCAAAGACACCGTAGTGTGCAGAGGACTATCACTGACTATTTTAAGAAAGCCAAATAACAGAGACTGTATTGTGTGTACatttaataaacagtactgttcatatgtttatcagatgtcaagcttctttggctcACAACGGTTAAGCGCACGCTCCTGTTAACTGCATCTATTTTTTCGGTCCCaggcccttgcacttaagtggattgcactgtatatatatatatatatatatatatatatatatatatatatatatatatatatatataatatcacatactatgtaaaatgagtttattttgttgggcagactggatggaccgtacaggtctttatctgccatcatttactatgttactccacAGTGACCAATTGCCTGTGCCCGGAACCTGTCCGCACTACCCTGCCCAGACCGCCAGTCAATGGGGTCATCTGGGCAAGTTGGCCCAGCCCGCAGTTAATATGGTCCATCGAGACAGGCTCTCGAGCTTGTCTTTTCTGTATGGTAATAAAAGTGTTATTAAAAAATAAACTGGGGTGAGTGATTTTGgaaggggcaaataatgcagcCTGTGTATGTTGTGCAGGCCCAGCACTACAGGCTGCTGACATCACTGGCAGCCATGGGGAAACAGCAAGGAGCAGAGAcacaaatgttttttttggggggggggaggggggacttgaACATATTAAACCTGCGTTCTTCTAGTTGATAAAAATTCTTACAGGAAACTGAAGTTCTGCTGTTATGGGATACTGCAAATATCTTTCAgttaatatatattttacttcACAAAATCCGGTGTGCTTGGACCTCTGCATGCAGTCCCTCACAACTCACATCCCATTTTCTGTCAgaatctgctctctctctctctctttcatcctctcctctccctaccATAGAGTTGCACTGAAATAAAGATAGAGGGAGTCTAAGAGCTCGCCATCTCCAAGCAGTCTACAGTGAGAAAAACATGGAGTCTGTTCCAGCAGTCCCTGACCCAGCCAGTGAGCCGGGCAGCAACATCTCTGAGGCGGCCGCTAGTGCCAGGGATGCCCTGACCAGTCTGGAACCTGTACGGAAAGACGATCAGCCGGCCGGGGTCCGCAGGCAGAGctactccagcagcagcagcagcagtagcagcagcagcagcagaggtaaGGCAGGCTGATGGGGGAGGTGGCAGGCATCCAGCTATTAAACCACAGGCAATAAAACTGGGGATTGGAGCTGTCAGAGGAAGAACaaaagctccccctcccccgccccctaaTAAATTATCCTGGAAACTTTGTAAGCTTTCTTGCATTTAACTTCCTGAGGCAGAAGGGGAGAATGATATCTGAACTGGTTGTTGTTCTTTCATGTATATTTCCCTTTCTGCctctgaaaaaaatcaaaaaagtgTTCCTGAAATCATTTTTTTAATTAACACGAAAAAAGAGCTGGAGCTTTAGGATGAAAGGAAAGAAAGTTTTAGAACTGCTCTGTCTCCTCCtagtcatttctttttttctaatgACATTATATAATATAATGGTGTGTTTGGGAGGTTTTattgtttgtatttattttattttgatcttTGATGTACTTTGTCCGTTTTGGACGATTTAATGTCGATGATGATCTTtgcaactgctgattactgccctgAAGGTGCAACTTTGTAGATCGTGTTCTCTGAGTTTGCTGATTGATTTCGTGGTGTaggttgggcttttttttttttttttggcctcttCCATAACTTAATTTCAGAAATATTGGTCTAATGTATTCAACAGTGAAAAACTGTTCAGCACTGGTGATTTTCAGATGCATTTAAGTTCAGTGACAGTTGAATAGCTGTTAAGCATTTCCGTAAAACTGTGcatgggttccccccccccccccccctctgtcattttgcccttttttttccaactATGCTTTTAAAAGGGGGTCATCTTGAATTTGGACTTttattttcattcattctttccagAGCTAACGTTTAAATGTATGCAGTATGCAAGATAGAATGAAAGCTACAGCTTTAATTACTGttataaattatttataaatcatTGCTGTCATTCACTGAAAGCTGGCTTTGGGAATCACTTTAAGAGGGGGACGGTATTTGATGAGGAATAGCCTGGTCTTCAATAAAGAAAAGCTGTTTTTGGAAAACTCTCTGATTGTCTTTGGGAGGAAGATCCCAGGCAAATTGAAGGAGTGGGGGTGTCACTTTGAGTTTGGGGAGCAATCTGTCATAGATGATAATTTCCAGTAAGAATATAGCTGATCATGTGTTGCCTGTTTTACAGTATTTTACCTTGCTGGCCACACCTCCTTGTCAGACAGCATCCATTCACGAAATCCAAATACAGTAAAAGGCATCAAGATGACACATGCtaaaatgtttaattaaactGAGATGTTGTTAATAATGATCATCATAGGCTTATAAAGATGTGAAGACTGATTTTCTTTCTTATGTTGATGTTGTGGTATGATAGTTTGGACAGAAAATATTTGAATAGaaagagcatttctaaaatctgagaGACAGATTTTGGAGCTGAAAAGCCCTTATGCAATTGGTGTTGATTGGAAGCTTTGCAGACAACTCTCTTACTATGTTTTCTGGGATTTTTCAAAGGTCTATTAGATTTGTCTGATTGGTAGAATGCATCTTAGTTTTTCCGGTGCTTGTGAAAATATTTGCAGCTGCTGCTTCAGGTGTGTCTTTCTTATGCAATTAGTGACTTTGACCCCTAAAGGGTAcaggctgaccaaattttggtttcggTTACAGTAACCAatagaataaaacagagaaaagaaaataagacgataccttttgtattggactaacaatacattttttgatttgctTTCGAAGGTGGCTCTTCTTCGTCAGTTCAGAAATAGGCAAATGttgataacagtatatataagtggaacatcaaagcattttcagtgacagtctaacaggatcaGGATCAGGATGGGGTGGGTTAGATGAGAGACGGGGAgggctgggtggatgagggacagggagatattcaTGGTGATAAGTAACAAAACTGGCTCAAAATTCTTTTTCTGCTTGGTTTCAGCCTAAAGGCTATAGCCATGGTTtctgtttcagctgaaactgactgtgtttttggtggaagccgaaaatttgtgctttgtcctgtttgtctgtctctctcctcctcccctccgaacaggatttgcctcccccccccccgcctattaGTAGGTGCCCCCTTGGACCTATCTTACAATCCGTAGCAAACTAGGGGTGTAGT
This genomic interval from Microcaecilia unicolor chromosome 1, aMicUni1.1, whole genome shotgun sequence contains the following:
- the LOC115461624 gene encoding tigger transposable element-derived protein 4-like, yielding MERRKSKILTLCERIEVLKKLKNGQSQASIAREYGVNPSQISRISKREHQLLGDWRSNRNPQRKHKRAGKAEEVEEALLRWFSQVRSRQFPVSGPLLMEKAGQLAGCLGLNEFKATVGWLERWKRRNNITFKKQHGERQDADDSGAENWVVSVLPSILNEYAPRDIFNADETGLYWRAIPDGTLAFKQATPTGSKASKERLTILLCCNMDGGEKLEPLVIGKSKQPRCFKNVKQLPVSYRANANSWMTGDLWKQWLKDLNTRTRAQKHPILLLCDNSAAHNAPARLSHVKLVFLPPNTTSLIQPLDQGIIANFKAHYRALLLRRLMGLMDGQTGDNKRAIELKEAWNRVTQATIIKCYRRACFFKDAGRDQTDAAMASAADQQAADIPAGVSKEQFHRYVAVDCSLQTAGDSTDVELCACKQAKAADEASDQMSSEAPIQQPPATFATALEGLSTIRAYLENTGCQSYERFYRLADLIYETQRHRSVQRTITDYFKKAK